One Danio rerio strain Tuebingen ecotype United States chromosome 22, GRCz12tu, whole genome shotgun sequence genomic window carries:
- the med20 gene encoding mediator of RNA polymerase II transcription subunit 20, protein MGVTCVCQVPVAEGKSVQQTVDLLHRKLEQLGAVKQGNFWVDCETYHATGNATGQPSKLLYVMHNSEAPLSCMALFEGGPGLSADANFDVLMIKLKSHFQNAKGHKVESRGTRYRYCDFLVKIGTVAMSSSARGISVEVEYCACVIPGDCWNLMKEFMQSFLGSNTPELPTVFTNKAEGLYVPVDCMDTMSQYLELFSKVRKQQVLPGSGVR, encoded by the exons ATGGGTGTAACGTG tgtttGTCAGGTGCCAGTGGCCGAGGGTAAGAGCGTCCAGCAGACGGTGGATCTTCTCCACAGGAAGCTGGAGCAGCTGGGAGCCGTAAAACAGGGGAACTTCTGGGTGGACTGTGAGACGTATCACGCTACGGGAAATGCCACCG GTCAGCCGTCAAAGCTGCTGTACGTGATGCACAACTCAGAGGCGCCACTGAGCTGCATGGCTCTGTTCGAGGGCGGACCGGGACTCAGCGCCGACGCAAACTTCGACGTCCTCATGATCAAACTCAAGAGTCACTTTCAGAATGCAAAAGGACACAAAGTGGAGAGTCGCGGCACTCGCTATCGCTACTGCGACTTTCTGGTGAAGATCGGCACTGTTGCCATGAGCTCCAGCGCACGAGGGATTTCAGTCGAG gtggagTACTGCGCGTGTGTGATTCCCGGCGACTGCTGGAACCTCATGAAGGAATTTATGCAAAGTTTTCTGGGCTCTAACACGCCCGAGCTGCCGACGGTGTTTACGAATAAAGCGGAGGGTCTGTACGTGCCGGTGGACTGCATGGACACCATGAGCCAATACCTGGAGCTCTTCAGTAAAGTGCGCAAACAGCAGGTCCTGCCAGGCAGCGGCGTACGCTAA
- the med20 gene encoding mediator of RNA polymerase II transcription subunit 20 isoform X1 — translation MHNSEAPLSCMALFEGGPGLSADANFDVLMIKLKSHFQNAKGHKVESRGTRYRYCDFLVKIGTVAMSSSARGISVEVEYCACVIPGDCWNLMKEFMQSFLGSNTPELPTVFTNKAEGLYVPVDCMDTMSQYLELFSKVRKQQVLPGSGVR, via the exons ATGCACAACTCAGAGGCGCCACTGAGCTGCATGGCTCTGTTCGAGGGCGGACCGGGACTCAGCGCCGACGCAAACTTCGACGTCCTCATGATCAAACTCAAGAGTCACTTTCAGAATGCAAAAGGACACAAAGTGGAGAGTCGCGGCACTCGCTATCGCTACTGCGACTTTCTGGTGAAGATCGGCACTGTTGCCATGAGCTCCAGCGCACGAGGGATTTCAGTCGAG gtggagTACTGCGCGTGTGTGATTCCCGGCGACTGCTGGAACCTCATGAAGGAATTTATGCAAAGTTTTCTGGGCTCTAACACGCCCGAGCTGCCGACGGTGTTTACGAATAAAGCGGAGGGTCTGTACGTGCCGGTGGACTGCATGGACACCATGAGCCAATACCTGGAGCTCTTCAGTAAAGTGCGCAAACAGCAGGTCCTGCCAGGCAGCGGCGTACGCTAA